gaaactcatttgcgacatgtattcacacataaaagcctttgaggtgaaattagcgctgcttttggaacaagtgaaaaagcacaactttgtccatcttcctgctacccaaaacctgtcgacagagaacccagcggtcccgttcccagctgaaaagtgcgtggaagcactggaaatgctgaaggcggagttcggtgtgcgattcactgaactacatgttcatgcaaaagaaatctGTCTTTTTAagaacccctttgttgccgacattaatgaagcccagccttcatatcagtttgagttggctgagttacagaactgtgatgttctgaaagacgcattcaagctcaacagtctcattgacttctatgcctccCTCCGAAATgacacatatccaaacatcaaaaaacacgcaatgaaaatgtcctcagtttttggcagcacgtatatctgcgagaaaaccttttctcgcatgaaactgctgaaaactccgatgagctcaagattgacagatgaacatttgcatcagtgcttgagactggctgtaactagaatggaacctgatattcaacttctcaccagccagatgcaggcccacagttcacactgatgaacatacataggtaagctcacttttctgacttgaatgagtcattctgagcataaacaaatataatgataataaaatctactgggataaaatccatctttacaaccatactagtagtgaaatgtattgtgctgtgtaggtgcggtttcatttagttcagtttctcaatctgcttcctttgtggttttcacagggaatttgatgagagagctgcaaacagtggtgtctacaagcctattggaacCTACAAAAGGATTATAtggaagaaacacaagaactttaagagactgctcatatgtgtcagagagattctgctctgacaactgagctaacttttatctgttaagattgtgcatggcacaacagaaagttaatgttccatgcctttttttctatgaagaacccagagagttatttagttattatttatttcataaatagtgttatttatttcctgtttttttctgtgaagaactcagagagggttatttagttattatttatttcattaatagtgttattatttgtttcctgactttttttctgtaaagaacctggaaagggttatttggttgtgtggctttctggaaaacaataaaaatttaagctcccctacgatcgtcacactttttctgttacaaactgacaccggccccccatcagagaagggaaaagttatgtggccctcataggaaaaagtttggggacccctgctctagaccatgtttattctaatatcaaacatgcttatagagccacacccctccctcaccttgctggatcagaccatcttagcaggaaaaaaaacaaagaaaatgtggcAAGATgtgggaatacgacatattaccaattacaatgacaataatgtgtctgttaacgcagatgcctcactagcagaggaactgaactgtttctttgccctctttgagactgacaaatcagacccagtctcaacacatccaccaccaccctgcagcagtacactggagcttcaggaacatgaagtcagacaggtactgcggactgtgaacaccaggaaggctgctggccctgacggagtacctgggaaggtgctcaaagcctatgctgaccagctgactggtgttttcacaaagatcttcaattattccatgcaacaatccatcatcccacccagcctgaaatctgccaccattatccctgtccctaaaaagccaaccattgacagcctgaatgattataggcctgttgcgcttaagcctgtgatcatgaagtgctttgaaaagttggtcgcccgccatatcagggatacaatccctccctcagttgaccctcaccagtttgcctataaagcaaataggtccactgaggacgcatcgccgtagctctagaCACAgtactgagccacctggagcaccatgggaactacgtgaggatgcttttcattgattatagctcagccttcaacactataataccagacattctggctgacaaactcccaccttggactatcctctttcatctgctactggattaagaacttctcaaccaaccgtccacaaactgttagacttggtccccacctctcttcctccattacactgagtcctcttctgtactccctgtacacataggactaaatttgccgatgacaccactgtggtcggactcatctcaggggggatgagtctgcttacagagatgaggtcaacaaactctTCGTGGTGTTTaagaaatcatcctggactttcgcaaacgcagcacagatctgaccccactcctcataaatggagtatgcgtagacagggtccagtctttcaaattcctgggggtctaCATCACAGAcgagctctcctggtctaccaactccacggcagtggtgaagaaggcccatttcctgagggtactcaggaggaataacttggacactaagcttctggtaaccttctatagacccagactgcattacagtgtggtacgctggaatcacggcagcagacaaaaaggccatgcggagagtgatcaacactgcccagaagattatcggctgctctctgccctcccTGGATTACATTCCCAGCCCTCGCTACcccagcagagccaggaacattgtcagggaccaataccaccctggtcacaacctgttccagctgctgccctctggcagacgctacaagtctcacaaagcacggtgaaatagacttaaggacagttttttccccacagccatcaggactctgaacttgcgttagcacgacacacaattccttctgtgcaataacttcggggtgtgcaataataatgtgcaatatcttagattgtgcaatattttagaatttaccttgccgggatgtgactttttacacttttatattactatttatgttttttttaactgggaaaacgcactttggggagtagcaccaccaatttcgtcacacgcggctctgtatgatgacaataaaggcttttgatttgatttgaaatgtttGAGCAGAATACACAGTATATAATTTTATCATTCTGTTgtctgttttattaaaaaaatatgtttgtatGTTCTGTTCCACTGTGGTTTAGCGGTGAttgttgaagaaaataaaaacccaGCAAAAAAATTGGCCAAAAAATATCATGACTGAAtatagggtacggcttatatgcgcttaACAAgccgacatgcacgaaactgcaaggtgacaaagacgaaacgtcaTAACTCAAGACAATGCGCCGATAcagtgatttatttcaaaatagagaatatatgtatgtatgtatgtatatatatatatatatatatatatatatatatatatatatatatatatatatacagcgatgaacgtcgatacgtccatacgtgaaatgacaaaaaatgcactaaaatactaaaattaggtaaaatcctagcgatggatgtcaatggtgaaacgccaaaaattaaactggggtaaaatccacttcctagcagcattttgtgattaaatacaaacactggagcttaaatacaaacactgaagcttttcagatatcagaacttggcccacaattgaaatattatttaagaatatagctatattttactaaccaaaaatcctttttacacaatatccatcctcctttctttcttccttctttcctatcgccatcgaagctaatgatgaaagtcaagcctgtcctgtcatatttctggcatagtccgttttgaaaatggctttaaatcaaaacaacaatatactatttgcttgtggagctaagttagcacactgaaagtgccgcacacaccattttcccggctgtaacaggcttgctagcttcggagttgaccgccctttcttaatgatgtccatttttttcttgaaaagtccgtctggaaaatagctttgtgagagaaatctgcaacagaatccatttgtttttttgccaatgtcggccatgtgggtggagtttgcgatctctggctgctttggcccgcctactagccaatcatagtttgtgaaagcaatgacatgtcccagccagcaaaatgctaacacctatgaaaaatcattgtggggttgccaactcgaaatctgattggttaaaagcaacagtctagtttaatgcagcagagcccgcaagaactgattgtgaaggctttgaggcagatctgatctggcaacaaataatggctgaaatgtgattggttaaatgcttcaatatgaaaacacacatctggaagcagtgcaaccaggggggaaagcaatgaaaggaagctaacagaccatttggaatgataagtattgatggacaaaatataatatgattcagatatttcttaggccagcagagaaggccttgaaggccctgacggcccaccactggttGTTTGTAGTGTAGACGTTTTAACTATCTTCACAAAACGAAAATatgagtacagtaataccttgacatacgagtgccccgacatatgagaaatttgagatacgagtaaaattctgagcaaatatttaccttgagatacgagacatatTTTCagatacgagcattcgagacagccgcaagaggctgctcatgatttcagcgcactgtctttctcgccacatctccctcccTCTGCTCCACCCAAAGagctctacgagcactgggcagtgttgcattttttccatgtttttatttttattttttgcattagtcagtacAGAATTAaaggaaacacaatgggtccaaagcaagccagtgcaatgaagggtagtgcaaagaaaaggagtatattaagcacgaaataatcaaaaaacagtagtatacgcgtgactgagctggctcgccaatacgtatgggaAAGCAGGAAGTTCGCTCGAAAGCAGCTCGAGAGCagacggaagtcaaatgccttgccactcccctgggatgttttgaatgcatttaccgtaatgcttggaatgtgcTGGGAGGCTATTTTAAGGAACGtacgctgggttgatcgcaataagtagcgtgccggcaagaaagaAAACCTGTAACTCGAGCGGTCAgtgccatacaaaaattgaatttagtgcacagacaccGACCGAttggcgcatcgaccattttaaagaaaattttagacttttgagtgcgccctataggtgtgaaaatatagtAACTACCAAAAGAGCAGAGGCTGTTTTTTCAGGCAGGGAAACACCTTGGCCAAATCGCTGATGGAAGACCATCAGGGGAGCAAAATAAGACAAGCACAAGAAAGGCCGATCACGACTTACCAGAAGGAGGAAACAATATACTGCCCCATTGTCTCAGAAGAATGCACAATCGGGGAAAACAGGGCCCGCACACCCCAGAGAAAACGGGCGCGAGATTATTGACGACTAGCAGGACGGAGGAGCATGGGTCTTCCATTGTCCTCAAACttgtataataatgattacaagACAGGGACAGCAGCGTTCTATCACATCTCAGTTAAAACTATTATATGGTATGGGATTGCTCCAGCGCGCTGTTTGTgactcatctctcatctcatctcattttctgaaccgctttatcctcattagggtcgcggggggtgctggagcctatcccagctgactctgggccagaagcgggggacaccctgaatcggtggccagccaatcgcagggcacaaggagtcggacaaccgtgcacactcaccatatctaggggcaatttagagtgtccaatcagcctatcatgcatgtttttggaatgttggaggaaaccggagtaccgaaAAGGTACTCCCACTCAGGGCCGGGgcgaatatgcaaactccacacaggtggacgtgacctggatttgaaaccagacCCCTATAGCTGTGAGCCCGACACGCttaccactcgcaccaccggcccCTGTTTGTGACTCCTGTTAGGTTAATAAATTATGTTGGCTGAGAACGAGTGGGTCTTTGCTTGAGTTCTTATATGGGAAGGAACAGGCACACAATCTTAAGAAATAAGGCATAAACTGGTGATTTTTAAATGCAAGGTTCCAACAAAATACATACCAAGCCTTTTGGAGGGCATTCAAGCAGacgtatttattattatgacGTCTGGGactattaacattttaaactggaAGCCTCTGAAATCAATAGTCATTTTAACCCTGTGCATATATTTTAACTACAggattgtaaaataaaatgcattattcAAACCTTTTAACAAACTGACAAATAATTGTTACTAGTATGTTATTACTAGTTAGTTACCACAGATTTATATCTTGCTATTCTCTGTACCAGATCAAATTATATTTGTCAAAAGATCAtcaccaataggacatttgtaCATATAATAGTTGAAATGaagccctttttttctttcaaatgcatGTAATAGCCCTTGGTAAGAAACTCTGATAAGGCCTGCAACTGCAAATTAATTTGACACCCATGGACGGTTTATCATAAATATAAAATTTGAGAGGCTGTTAAAATATGCCTTTGTTTgcgataagaaaaaaatagtacttGTTTCCCCGTATGAAAGACAACCTGCACAACTGAAATTAGTTGAACAGAAACATCAACAAAACCTCAAATTCAAattgcatgcatattttttatatCCGCTGCATGTGGGTTGCAATATTTTGCATCTTTGTTGTGACCTATTTAAATGCAGCAGGGTGTGGTCACAAGGCTCAGGTTTCAGGTGTGCTTCTCCCTAGCACTCTGTAGAAAAAAACTCGGTTGCCACACTGCACACTTGAACCTGCTGGTTTGTGTTCAGATTTAGAAAATCTTAGCATAGCTTTTCCCAATGTTGTAAATCAAGATAGTTTGAATTTATATCCTTGAATTTATGGAGCGTCTAAAGTTAATTTTGCAAtatttccaatccaattcagAATCAATCTCTAATGGAATTTGTATTGTCCTCGCTTTGGTCAGTGTCAAGCTTTACACCAGTTTTGACTTTAACTGTCCATGCCTTCCTCAGTACAACAAATTGTACTCTTTGGGAGTGATGGTTGTTCCTCCTGTTATCCTTTTCTTTCTGGGGATCCTGGTCAACCGACATACAGGGGTCATGATAGATGAGTGGATAAGACCTGTAGGAAAACGGTCAAAAAATCCAGCTGTTGTAAAGTAAGTCCAACCTTCTTTTCACGATTAACTGAAATGCAGCACGCATATCCGATCTGTAAGGGCTCCTTTTTGCAGGAAAAGTGACCCCTTGTACACAATATAGACCAATGGCTTTTGTATTTTCACATCTGATAAAGCTGGGACTCTTTCTGCAGGTACTTATTCTCAGCCATGATCCAACGGGCCCTACTTGCACCAATGGTGTGGATCCTGGTCACCTTGCTGGATGGAAAAATATTAATCTGTGCCTTCAGTGTCAGTGTCGATCCTATACTATTCTCAGGTAGGGTTGAACCCTTTGTATCGTAAATACTGTACACACGTGAAATCTATATTCTTTTCTGCTTTGCCCTCAGGTATACCAAACAACACTGGACTAGATGTGATGAAAATCATGGCTAAAGTGCCCTGCAAGGAGGACATTATTTTTAGGAATGGATCGTTCCACAAAGCAGTGTCTCGTTATGTTCGCTGCTATTCACAAGTAATCGAAATCATGCATATACACTTGCATTGTTTATTGTCTGCCCTTCTATGAGGAATCTGTTGCAAATGTTCTACAATGTAGTCAAGAAAAAACATCCCAAGTTTCATTTCAGTTGATAAACTATTAGCTTTTCAATCGCCAGGCTTGTTGTGAAGTCGACGGTCATAAAGATAAGATATTTACCGTTCATTAGATGTTATGTGAATAGATGGGAATTGCTTTTAAGAAAGCTGACACACAGAGGTtgcataaattatttttatgttttgttgtttgttggTTTGGGCGTTTTCCCTTTGTGTATCCTGTCAATGTGATTACCCattagtttcacctgctgtgtctctCCTGCTCGTGTGACCGAGGTGTTtctaattgtcttgtcaacccctGTCGATGTATTTAAACCTTGTGTCTCTGTGAATCTATGCCGGTGTATTGTTTCCATTGGACGTGTTAATGTTGGTGTGCTTCTTCcctttgtttttcccccatatAGTTTAGTTGTTGTTATGTTGGTaatttttcccagtttttttgtatttcattacatatttattttgtgaACCACCTTGCATTGAATTTTACGTTAGTGCACCGCACTCGCTTGTAACCGCCTGATTACCTGCGTTTGGGCCCAACTCTACTCATTCGCTCGTAGATTCATAACAATTTTTGGGACAATTTTAATACTTGTGGATTTGTGTGATTCTTTGTTGTATCTTTgacaatattatttttgaataatctttgacaagattctatcatttaattggtgTGTAAAATCTGTGATAGTGTGCCTTTTAAACTGgggtttcattgaaaaaaactaGTTTTCTCAACAGATTTTCAAATGGCTTGTTCATGATAAATGTTAGATGCTGCAATTTGTCttacatttttgaaatattgaataaaaaaaatctcaaaatccAGCTAAAATCACAACCATGTTAACCTGATTTATTACAAACAGAAGGTGCCTGTAAATTCATCAAGATTCAGCATGTGAAAAGCTAAAGTCCCTTAATGGCGCTGGTTACTTGAACAGTTGACACTGCCTTTACATATCCAGCCGTATACTGGGTGACATGGCAAACTTTaacagtccaaaaaaaaagattgatggaagaaaaatatatttctgataATTGAAACCTTAAAACATGCCATTTGAGAAATGAgggaattttcttttttcccctgatATTATTTGTAGTAGTACTAATAAGTATCAACAGGATCAAATCTCAGCTCAGAACTCTGTAAAATCTTACTCGAACTTTTATTCAAACTTCTGCCTTACATGGATTACTCAACCAAtatttgattaaatattttttttccagctttttTACTAACCTTCAATTTATTTCTAGGCTGTTGGCTGGTCCATTCTTCTTTTCCTAATTGCACTGGGAGCACTGGGACAGCTCTTCAAACCTTGTTTTGAGGATCATGCCACTTTCTTGCAGACACGTTATTGGAGCAACTACCTTGATATGGAGCAGAAACTATTTGATGAGACCTGTGTGCTCCATGCTCGAGACTTTGCGCGGACATGTATTGTGCAGTTTTTTGACGACATGAGGAAGAATGTTGAATTCTGTTCCCCACATCCTCAAATTATTGAACACTTCTCAGTGAAGGGGGAAAAGGAAAAGCAGAAAAGACTCTATGGAATTACAAAGCAAGAGGAAGTGGACAACCTGATTAAAAAATGGTACTTCAGTAAACCTGAATTGGATGtcaccaaaaccacccagaggcCCAGGCTGTGTTCTAGATGTAAGGAGAAAATAGGAATTCTTTAACTCTGATTCTTTTTGGGTACATTTAAGATTGTTCTGTGTGCCATGACCATCGTGCAATAACTTTAATTTTCATGCTTTAGAGGCCTTGGGCCTCGCTTAAATGTGGgttggaaaatgaaaataacaacaTGCACAACTGTTTTTGGAAAGTATCTCTTGATGAAACGAGACTCCGCTCATTCCACACGGTAACAAATCACACCTTGCTGTTAGCAAGTgcctcacacttctgagatCAAAGGTTCACTCCTCGGTGCgttctgtgtggaatttgcatggtctccctgggcctacttgggttttctccagttatgggtactccagtttcctcccacatccttaaaacatgcatggtaggctggttgatcactctaaattgcctctagtaaTGAGTGTGAGCAATAATGGTTGCCCGTGTCTTTGTGCCCCGTGAATGGCTGgcaaaccaattcagggtgtcccctatagttggttgggataggctccagtgtaTAATTCAGTGACACGAACTGAGTGTGGCTTTCAATTATGTTGTGCTCTCTTGACCAATGACAATAAATTCAGTCCATTTTGCCtaatacaatggtacctctacttacgaatcctTCAACACAcccattttcaggttacaaaacattATGTAAATTGTTGTTTCTAGTtaggcacaaggccccagacaacatagctccaaggatcactgggacacacaaaccccaccaccacgataaggtgaCGACTCATCGGGGGAGAAATATTTTTATcgaacgttggaatgtttttattattttgttgaaataacatttgtcaacaaaataaaaacttccgataaatatttgataattttacctgcaattacaccacctggCCATCACAGAGAATGGGGGtgctgttgcgagatgaacgctagtttCAGACCAACGCTAAGGACAAGAAGAGGATGATAAGGAGCTTGTTTTGGGTT
Above is a window of Stigmatopora argus isolate UIUO_Sarg chromosome 11, RoL_Sarg_1.0, whole genome shotgun sequence DNA encoding:
- the calhm3 gene encoding calcium homeostasis modulator protein 3, with protein sequence MERLKLILQYFQSNSESISNGICIVLALVSVKLYTSFDFNCPCLPQYNKLYSLGVMVVPPVILFFLGILVNRHTGVMIDEWIRPVGKRSKNPAVVKYLFSAMIQRALLAPMVWILVTLLDGKILICAFSVSVDPILFSGIPNNTGLDVMKIMAKVPCKEDIIFRNGSFHKAVSRYVRCYSQAVGWSILLFLIALGALGQLFKPCFEDHATFLQTRYWSNYLDMEQKLFDETCVLHARDFARTCIVQFFDDMRKNVEFCSPHPQIIEHFSVKGEKEKQKRLYGITKQEEVDNLIKKWYFSKPELDVTKTTQRPRLCSRCKEKIGIL